The Mixophyes fleayi isolate aMixFle1 unplaced genomic scaffold, aMixFle1.hap1 Scaffold_28, whole genome shotgun sequence genome has a segment encoding these proteins:
- the LOC142126973 gene encoding histone H3, with protein sequence MARTKQTARKSTGGKAPRKQLATKAARKSAPATGGVKKPHRYRPGTVALREIRRYQKSTELLIRKLPFQRLVREIAQDFKTDLRFQSSAVMALQEASEAYLVGLFEDTNLCAIHAKRVTIMPKDIQLARRIRGERA encoded by the coding sequence ATGGCCAGGACCAAGCAGACCGCCCGTAAATCTACCGGAGGGAAAGCTCCCCGCAAGCAGCTGGCAACTAAAGCTGCCCGGAAGAGCGCCCCAGCTACTGGTGGCGTGAAGAAGCCGCATCGTTACCGTCCCGGCACTGTTGCTCTCCGAGAGATCCGCCGCTACCAGAAATCCACTGAGCTGCTGATCCGCAAGTTGCCCTTCCAGCGTCTGGTGCGGGAGATCGCCCAGGACTTCAAGACCGACCTGCGCTTCCAGAGCTCGGCAGTCATGGCTCTGCAAGAGGCCAGCGAGGCTTACTTGGTGGGGCTCTTCGAGGACACCAACCTCTGCGCCATCCACGCCAAGAGGGTGACCATCATGCCCAAGGACATCCAGCTGGCCCGCAGAATCCGCGGGGAGAGGGCATAA
- the LOC142126985 gene encoding A-type voltage-gated potassium channel KCND3 — MASGVAAWLPFARAAAIGWMPVANCPMPLAPADKNKRQDELIILNVSGRRFQTWRTTLERYPDTLLGSTEKDFFFNEETKEYFFDRDPEVFRSILNFYRTGKLHYPRYECISAYDEELSFYGILPEIIGDCCYEEYKDRKRENAERLMDDNEFENSQEAMPSLNLRQTMWRAFENPHTSTLALVFYYVTGFFIAVSVITNVVETVPCGTVPGNKELPCGERYSVAFFCLDTACVMIFTVEYLLRLFAAPSRYRFMRSVMSIIDVVAIMPYYIGLVMTNNEDVSGAFVTLRVFRVFRIFKFSRHSQGLRILGYTLKSCTSELGFLLFSLTMAIIIFATVMFYAEKGSSSSKFTSIPASFWYTIVTMTTLG; from the coding sequence ATGGCTTCCGGGGTCGCAGCATGGCTGCCCTTTGCAAGGGCAGCTGCCATTGGGTGGATGCCAGTGGCCAACTGCCCCATGCCTTTGGCACCAGCTGATAAAAATAAACGACAGGATGAGCTGATAATACTCAACGTTAGTGGGCGCAGATTCCAAACCTGGCGAACTACCCTGGAGAGGTACCCTGACACCCTACTTGGAAGCACAGAGAAGGACTTCTTCTTCAATGAGGAGACCAAGGAGTACTTTTTTGACCGTGACCCTGAAGTGTTCAGGAGTATTCTAAACTTTTATAGAACTGGCAAGCTGCACTACCCTAGATATGAATGCATCTCTGCCTATGATGAAGAATTGTCTTTCTATGGCATATTACCTGAAATAATAGGCGACTGTTGCTATGAAGAATATAAAGACCGGAAAAGAGAAAATGCAGAAAGGCTGATGGATGACAATGAATTTGAGAATAGTCAAGAAGCCATGCCCTCTCTTAATTTACGCCAGACTATGTGGCGAGCCTTTGAAAACCCCCACACCAGCACTTTAGCCTTAGTCTTCTACTATGTGACTGGCTTCTTTATCGCAGTGTCCGTGATCACCAATGTAGTGGAGACTGTTCCCTGTGGCACTGTACCTGGAAATAAGGAGCTTCCCTGTGGTGAAAGGTACTCTGTAGCCTTCTTTTGTCTGGACACTGCCTGTGTCATGATTTTCACAGTTGAGTACCTCTTGAGACTTTTTGCAGCCCCAAGTCGCTACAGATTCATGAGAAGTGTCATGAGTATCATCGATGTAGTAGCCATCATGCCATACTACATAGGTTTGGTGATGACCAACAATGAGGATGTCAGTGGCGCCTTTGTCACCTTGCGGGTTTTCCGGGTCTTCAGGATTTTCAAGTTTTCGCGCCACTCCCAAGGTTTACGGATCCTCGGGTACACCCTAAAGAGCTGTACCTCTGAACTGGGATTCCTCCTTTTCTCCCTGACAATGGCAATCATTATCTTTGCCACTGTGATGTTTTATGCAGAGAAAGGGTCATCATCCAGCAAGTTTACTAGCATTCCTGCTTCGTTTTGGTATACCATTGTTACCATGACAACTCTGGGGTAA